One Leptolyngbya sp. CCY15150 genomic window, TTTCTTCAGCCACATCATCTCTGGTTCTGTACCGTGCCGCAGATGTAGACCATGGTGATCTTCCTGAAACTGAGCGTGGATGCGCTTCAAATTGCCGCGACAGTCTGATGTCAGGTAGCCCCCCGGATTCTCCGGTTCCTCGCGGTTGCGGAAACAGGTACAAAAGACCCGCGCCACTCGCTTATCCCAAGGCAGTTGGCAGAAAGTGTCTGGATCGGGAATGGCCACAAGTTCCGATGCTTCTGGGCCATAGCCGATGTAGTTGTTGTAGCGATCGAGGAAGAGGTTAGCCGTGGAACCGTACACCAACTGAATGCCGCGTTCGGCAATCGTTTCCCAATGGTCTGCCGGAACACCCTTGCCGACAATGCGCCCCGTAACGGAGATGAACTGGTAGTAAATATACTTAATGCCCAGCTCATCAATCTTGGCCCGCACCTGCGCCACCAAGTCAGCGCGTCCCTCCGCCTGCACACAGGCCTCCAGATTCGTCAGAGCCTCCGACTTTGTTAGCATTCCCGTCATTCTGCTGCCTCCCCACCATCGCTCTGGCTCAAGTTGTGCTGTGCTTAGTTAAAGCCAACTTGTTATGACAACTCTGTATCTAGAGATACCTTCATTCAGAATTCTTGCTGGGACTGTATCGTTGTGGTGCTACGATCGAGTCTGGATTAGGGCTATGGCAATCCCTATCTACCTTGAGACAACTGCTGTCGAGCACCCCACCCTCCCACCTATGACGATATAGAGATTAATCAGACTTAACATTATTTCTCTTTATGTCATCTTCGGAGAGACGCTGGCCAAACCCTTACTCTTTGGTCAGATACTCTTTGGTTAGATAGTGTGAGTTGTTATGACAAAAAATCGCCAGGATATCCCAAAATGATAGGAGAGGCATAATGTAGCCCTCACCCCACACCTCCAAGGACGAGGGACGTTAATGTCTGATCTCCCTTGCTTCTACCGCAAAAAGAGGCTAGGGGATGATGGATATACCTTGCACAGGTACCTCCCAGGGGATGCTTTCCCCGGTGCAGAAGCCCCTAACCAAAAGCCTCGAACCCATAGGGCGACTGCCATAAGCAAAACCTTTTCGAGCCTAATGGAATTCCTATTGAAACGATTTGAGAACCAACTGAATTTCCATGTAAGCTGATCTTGGTATAGTCTATTTATGATGGTCTTTTGAAAAATCATAGTCTCTAGTCTATGACTAGGAGTACATAGGCACCATCTTAGGTAGGTCATTGTAGGCATCGTGAGGACAGCATATGGAGCAGTTTTTCGCCCAAACAGCTTGGTTAATTCCCAGTTATCCTCTGATGGGGATGGTTTTATCGCTGTTATGGCTACCGTCAATTACCCCGCTAACGGGGCCTCGGCCCGCTGGGTATTTTAACCTTGGGATGACGGGGCTAGCCTGTCTGCATGGGGCGATCGCCTTCCATGCTACTTGGCAACAGGCTCCTCAGTACATAGCCTTTTCCTGGCTACAGATTGCCGATCTCGATTTGACCATCCCCATCGAAGTATCGTCGATTACCCTAGGTGCCATTCTAGTAGTAACGAGCATTAACTTTCTAGCCCAGGTTTATGCCGTGGGCTATTTAGAAATGGACTGGGGTTGGGCAAGATTTTATGCCCTGTTAGCTCTGTTTGAAGCTGGCATGTGTGCTCTGGCCCTGTGCGATTCGCTATTTTTCAGCTACATGATTTTGGAAGTTCTCACCCTCGGCACCTATTTGCTGATCGGCTTCTGGCTCAATCAGTCGTTGGTGGTCACCGGTGCTAGAGATGCGTTTCTCACCAAGCGGGTGGGGGATTTGGTGCTGTTGATGGGGGTATTGGCGCTCTATCCTCTGGCTGGCACCTGGGATTTTCAAGAGTTAGCGGTTTGGGCAGAGACGGCCGATATCAACCCGACGACTGCAACCTTGGTGGGTTTGGCTCTGATCGCTGGCCCCATGGGCAAATGTGCTCAGTTTCCCTTGCACCTTTGGCTGGATGAAGCCATGGAGGGGCCGGTACCCAGTACCATCCTGCGGAATTCGGTGGTGGTGGCTACGGGGGCATGGGTGCTGATTAAGCTGGAGCCAGTGTTAGCCCTATCCCCGACGGTCTTATCGGTGGCGATCGCCATTGGTTCGATCACGGCGGTGGGCGGTACGCTCATTTCCATGGCTCAAGTGGACGTCAAGCGTGCCCTATCCTATCTGACCAGCGCCTACATGGGCATTGTATTCATTGCTGTGGGCGCACAGTTAAGCAACGCCGCATTTTTGATGATTCTCACCCACGCTGTGGCTATCAGTTTGCTGGTCATGAGCTCTGGATCGATTGTCCTCAACAGCATTACCCAAGATTTAACCCAGATGGGTGGCCTTTGGCAGCGGCGTCCTGTATCGGGATTATCCTACCTGGTTGGCGTAGCTGGACTCATTGCCCTGCCGCCCCTGGGTGGATTTTGGTCGATGCTTGCCTTGCTGGATGGTGTATGGAGCGATCGCCCTGTGATTGCCGTGATTTTGCTGCTGGTGAACGCTCTGGCTGCTTTTGCCGTCACGCGAGTTTTTGTGCTGATGTTTGGCGGTAAACCCCAGCCGATGACAGAGCGATCGCCGGAGAACGGTTGGCTGGTGACCTTACCGATGACTATCTTGGCAGGGTTTGTCCTGCACCTCCCTCTAGTGCTGCAAACCCTGTCACTGTTGCCGGACTGGGCTGTTCTCAATAAAGATGTAGCGTTAGTGCTCATCTGGTCAACCCTGTCTGGCTGCAGCCTAGCGGCCTTGGTGTACTATGGCCCCACATCTAAGCCAATTCGGCTACCGTGGCAAGCATTACAGAATTTGTTAGCCTACGACTTCTATACATCCCGAATTTATGGCTTCAGCGTTGTCGGTAGCGTGGATCGGATCTCGCGCTTAATTGACTGGGGCGATCGCTACCTAGTAGATGGCTTCGTCAATATGGTGGGGCTAGCCTCACTCTTTGGCGGCGAAGCCCTCAAATATGGCAACAGCGGCAAAACCCAGTCCTATGTGCTCACCATTGCCCTGGGCATCATTTTAATCACGCTTTTGATGACATGGTCGTCGTTGACTAACCTATCTCTTGTTATTGGTGGATAACCCATGCTTAGCACCTTGATTTGGCTGCCATTTCTAGGGGCGATCGCCCTTGGCTGTTTGCCTGCCTCTATCTCGTCAAAACAGATTCGTTGGATTACCCTTTGGTTTACGGGAGGTATTTTACTTTGGAGCTTAGCCCTCCTCTTCCAGTTTGACCTGAATACGCCGACGCTGCAGATGCAGGAATACTTGCCCTGGATTGATAGCCTTGGTCTAAACTACCAGCTTGGCGTAGATGGTCTATCTATTACCTTAGTGATCCTAAACAGCTTTTTAACCTGGATTGCTGTGTTCAGCAGTTCAGAACAGACGGAACGTCCGCGTCTGTTTTACAGTCTGATGCTGATCTGCAGCGGCGGTGTGGCCGGGGCATTTTTGGCCCAAAATCTACTCCTCTTTTTCCTGTTTTATGAACTAGAGCTTGTACCGTTCTACCTGCTGATCTCGATTTGGGGCGGCGAACGGTGTAATTATGCTGCCACCAAGTTCTTGATCTATACAGCCCTGTCCGGAGCACTGATCCTGGTTGGCTTCCTCGGTCTAGTTTGGCTCACGGGGGCCTCATCCTTTGCCTACAGTGATGTCTTGGGGCAGAGTTTGCCCATGCTATCGCAGCTTATTCTTCTCGGTATCTTATTGGTGGGATTTGGCATCAAGGTGCCGTTAGTGCCGTTCCACACTTGGCTGCCCGATACCTATACAGCCGCATCCACACCCACCGCGATTTTGCTGGGCGGTGTTTTAGCGAAATTGGGAGCCTACGGCATCTTTCGCTTTGGGCTAGGTTTATTTCCAGATGCCTGGTCGGTGTTGTCTCCTGGCTTAGCGACCTGGGCGACGATTAGCGTGCTCTACGGGGCCATGGCAGCGATCGCCCAAACGGACATTAAGCGCATGGTAGCCTACAGCTCTGTGGGCCATATGGGCTATATCTTATTGGGTGGAGCGGCCTTGACGACGCTGAGTATGGTGGGTGCTGTTTCCCAGATGGTTGCCCATGGGCTAATCCTGGCTATCCTATTCCATCTCGTTGGCTTAGTCGAGCTGAAGGTTGGCACCCGCGAGCTGAATGTACTCAACGGTCTGATGAATCCTATTCGAGGGCTACCTACTATTAGTGCGCTCTTGGTGTTGGGTGGGATGGCAAGTGCTGGCATTCCAGGTCTGGCAGGATTTATCGCCGAATTTCTTATTTTCCAAGGTAGCTACACCGTCTTTCCGATTCAAACCTTGCTGTCTGTGGTAGGCACGGGTTTAACGGCAGTCTATTTTGTGATTCTGCTAAACCGCACCTGCTTTGGCAAGCTAGATAATGCGATCGCTTACTTTCCCAAGGTTGAGTGGGGTGAGCGGGTACCGGCCTTGGTTTTAGCTTGGGCTATTTTCTTGCTGGGTGTTCAGCCAAGCTGGCTTGTGCGTTGGAGTGAATCAACCACGGCAGCTATGGTGTCAGCGGTTAGCCCGCCCGCGACACAGATGATCACGATCACAACGGCTATGCAATCTACAGAAGCGTTGATGATCCCGAAAAACTGATCGTCTGTTCCTGATATGCCCTGTTGTCTATGTTGCAACCTAGAAACTAGAAATCTATGACTACGACCATGTCCTCAACATCCACGGCCATTCCTCCCTCTCAGCATCCTTTCGCCGACATTATCCATCGGCTGGAAGCAGGAGGAGCCATGCTTCCTGATACCCCTGAGAATCTCATGCAAATCATTGGTATCTATAAAGCCTATGCGGTACCGATGGATTTTTACTGGCGCGACCTCTTGTATATTGCTGAACGAGTTTTCTTAAACCCTGTTCCAGCCTTCAAGTACTTTCTTCCCCAAGAGTATCTAGATCTTCATAATCACTATGCAGGAGATGATGCTGATCTACGGATTTGGCGAGGAGAAGCGACCGCCCACCCAGAACTTTTAGATTTTATCAACAAGGGTGAGACTAAGAAAACATGGCCTAAGTTATTCCACCATCTTTGGCACGATCGCATCAATATGGAATTTGCTGAAGCCTGCATGAGAGCCATGTTGTGGCATCGTAAGATGTATGCGCCAGCCAATAGATTCGACCCCTATTTAGACACGGATGAGTATAAAGCTAACGCTGATCGTGCCATCCGCGCCTACTTTAAAAACAATCCATTGATGCTGTCTTTGCACAAGCTATTTCCCGAGATGTTTATCGAGAAGGTGCGAGAGCTATCTTACTATGCAAACCTAGGTTTGTTTTGGGAAGTTATGGCTCCCGTCTTTTTTGAAATGTCTGATCTGTATGATGAAGGTAAGATCACTAGCGTTCCTGAAGCCATGAATTTTCTGGTCAACGGCATTTTTGCCATTGCTGGACGCCCTATTTACCACCATGTCTACATTGATGGTGAATGTTATGAAATTATTCCCAAGTCAAAAGGGATGACGTGGCTATATGAAGCTGCTCTGCCCTATGTAGAATCTGTGTTTTACCGGACAGCCCCCTTCCGAGGCACCAAGTCCTATAATGCTCAGGCAGAACAGGTACCGGCTGAGCAAGCAGATTTTCACTACGGCATTCTCTATGCAGATGTATTTCCAGTGGGGACAGCCGGTATTCCACCTACGTTGCTGATGCAAGATATGCGGCACTTCCTGCCATCTTATTTGGTGGACTACTACAGTCAGCACTGTCGAGGTCAAGACGATATTTTGATCCAGCTAGGAATTACCTTTCAGCGATCGATGTATTGCGTGACCTCTGCTGTCATTCAAGCCCTGCGCCAGGCATTATTGTACCCGCTTGATGATCCTAATCCTGACCATCTCATGGCAAATCGCCAGTTTTTCGAAGCTCAGATGGATCGATTTCTGCGTCCTGAAGCCCGCCTCCGCGACATTCAGCGACAAGACTATCGCTAGATAGACATTGCTGGGTATTTCAGATGTGACTATCATGCCCTTGGACAATTCACACCATTTATCTAACCTTTTTGACCATGCCCACTATTGTCGATATTGCTGTCACCTCAGATTCGTTTAAGACGCTAGTCACAGCCGTTAAAGTAGCTAACTTGGTGGATGCCCTGAGTAGTCCGGGGCCCTTTACCGTTTTTGCGCCCTACGACGATGCCTTTGCTAAGTTACCTCCAGGTACCATCCAAACGCTGGTGCAAAACCCGCCCCAGCTAGGACGTATCCTCAAGTATCATGTTGTAGCTGGACGACTGACTCAAGCTGACCTGTCAAAGATGACGTCGGTGACGTCACTGGAGGGATGCGAGATTCCAATTCGAGCTGCAGATAGATTTGAGGTTAAAAATGCAACTGTTGTGGCTGCCGATATTGAGGCTGACAATGGAATCATTCATGTCATTGATACGGTTATATTGATGGGTTAATGTTTGCCTAAACGCAGGCTTGATCATCTGTTGTGAAAGCTGTGACATTGGATGGGATGGTCTTGAGCCGAATTTGACAATATAGGTCTTCGATCCTCACGTCAAATTTGGTTGAATGCTCATGGCCAAAATATCCTGCATTTTATCTCTGCTTCGTCATCCCCTTGAGGAGGGGATGACGAAGTCTCGGTAGGGTGACCGACTAGAATAAGCAATGTAGCCAGACTTTATACCAACCCTCTTGTGTTACTTGGCAGTATCCTGACAAATTCTAGTCAGGACAGTTCACGACATCTAACGAGATCCTAAAGGTTCGGGCATTGTTGGATAGCAGGATAAATTGCCCTCATCCCCAACCCTTCTTCCGAGGAAGAAGGGGGCTAAAACTCCTGTCCCCTCTCCTAAAAGGAAAGGGCTAGGGAGAGGGTAGATGTTGCGTTCATACCTAGATGCAGCAACGCTGGTTCGACTCCTTTTGTCCAAACGTGACCCAAGAGAGACGATAGGAACCTAGGCAAAATCGCGATCGAGTTGGCTAAAGCGATTGACCGGGAATGGCGTCGCCATAGCCTTTTGGTAGGTCGCTTCTATGGCTGGCACTAGGCGTTCGGCCTGACGAACTCGTTCAGCTCGGTAAGCTTCATACTCGGGTAAGAGCGATCGCAACTCAGCTAACAAATCGGCTTCATTCACCGTTACCACTTGCCCTTGATCTACGACCAATTGTCCATTCACAAAGACCTTGCGAATAGACTGCCCCCGTTCGGCATAAACCAAGTGAATGGGCAGATCAGCCTGGGGTGTAAAGCTTGTGGTGGTGAGATCATAGAGCACAATGTCAGCCTTTTTACCAGGAGCGATCGCTCCAATATCCTCTTGAAGTAAGGCTGAGCGTGCTCCACCTTGGGTTGCCCACGTCAACACATCCCGAGCCTTGGGATAGCGAGAATAATCAGACTGCGTGACGGAGTGGGTCAAGCCTGCTGCTTTAATCACATCAAACATATTAAAGGAGTCGTTTGAACTCATACCGTCTGAGCCAAGGGCAATGGTGACACCCGCATCCATCAACTGGCGAATGGGCGCAATGCCGCTGCAGAGGCGGTGGTTGCTCACCACGTTATGAATAACCGTCGCTCCAGCTTCGGCAATTAACTCAATATCGCGATTGGTGAGCCAAATACCATGGGCGATCGCCGTGCGATGGGTCAAAATACCGTGGGTCTTGGCATAGCTCACCACCGACTCTCCTTCCCCATAGAAGACCGGCCCCGTGACTGCCTGGGTACGGGTTTCTAGCATATGGGTATGAATCGGCAGATTAAAATCCGCAGATAGGTCAGCAATTTGGTGCATCAGATGAGGGGTGACTCGCTGGGGAGCTGAGGGAGCTAAGGCGAGGGTTAGGAGTCCATCGCGCTGATGCCAGGTTTGATAGAGATCTTTGAATAGGGAAATCCAATCCTGATCTGACAATCCCTCTAAGTCCTCTAACTCTTGATGTAGATCAGCCGGCAAGAAATCGCCTAAAAACGGAATGGTTTGATGCAACGGTAGGTTGATCGCATGGTGGGTGAGGCTCGCCCGCAGCCCCAGATCTAAATAAGCTTGAGCCACAGCGGCGAAAATCTCCGGTGTGATGTAGGGCATTTCAATCAGGTCATCTTGAATCGTTGTTGCTCCCGACTTCACCTGTTCGAGGGCTCCCAACATCGTACGCAGGTAGCAAAGGCGTGGCGTTAGATGCTGTTGCTGCAGGGGTGGATAGGTATAGAGCATCCATAACTCTAAGGGCATAGACTCATAGCGCCCTTTTTCCAAGATTTCCACTGAGTGAGCATGGGCGTTGACAAACCCCGGAATCAGCAACTGATGGGTGGCATCAATGACGTGGGTTTGAGCCGTGGGTGGCTCAAGGTTTGGCGCAACCTGAGTGATGCGATCGCCCTCCACTAGCACATCGACTTGTCGGGGTTGGAGATCAAGGGAACCATCTTCTTGGGGGGTGAACGGTAAAACCGTAGCATTTTGGATGAGATAGGAGGTTGCGACCATGGGGATTGCACCGGTTGATAGAAGGTTTCAGCCATCATCGATCGCAGGGGGACATTACGCAAGCGTTATTTCTCCTAGAAAGGTTGGCTGAGCATGGTCATAGCCAGTTGCTTCTTGGCCAGATAGCCGATTGTGCGCATGGCTTGATCCACGTCTTCTGTCCAAGGCAAGGAGCAATTGAGGCGGAAACAGTTGGTATAGCCGCTGGATGCAGAGAAAATGACGCCAGGAGCAATGCTAATGTTTTGAGCCAGGGCCTCTTCATAAAGCTGCAGCGAGTCGAACTCAGGGGGCAGCTCTAGCCACAGCACATGACCGCCATTGGGGCGAGTTACCTTGGTTTCTGCAGGAAAATAGTCGCAGATCGCCTGGGTCATTTGGGCTGTTTGCATCTGATATTTGCGTCGCAACTGTCGTAGATGGCGATCATAACCACCGTTAGCCAGAAAAGCTGCCAGGGTAAGCTGGGGGGCGATCGCTGTCGTTTGGTTCAAGACCCACTTGAGTTGCTCCACTTTGGCCTGATAGCGACCTGCGATCGCCCAGCCAATCCGCATTCCCGGCGACAGTGTTTTGCTACAGGAAGCGCAGTACAGGACTAGGCCGCTGCGATCGAAGGCTTTGATAGCTTTTGGGCGGCTACCTTCAAAATAAAGATCGCCGTAAATATCATCTTCAATCAACGGCATATCGTAGCGCTCTAGCAAGTCGGCCAACTGCTTTTTCTTGGCATCGCCCATGCAGGTGCCCAGGGGATTGCTAAAGTTGGATACCAGCACACAGGCGGTAATCTGCTGACGCTGCATCGCCATCTCTAAGTAATCCAACGATAGGCCATCCC contains:
- a CDS encoding amidohydrolase family protein; this encodes MVATSYLIQNATVLPFTPQEDGSLDLQPRQVDVLVEGDRITQVAPNLEPPTAQTHVIDATHQLLIPGFVNAHAHSVEILEKGRYESMPLELWMLYTYPPLQQQHLTPRLCYLRTMLGALEQVKSGATTIQDDLIEMPYITPEIFAAVAQAYLDLGLRASLTHHAINLPLHQTIPFLGDFLPADLHQELEDLEGLSDQDWISLFKDLYQTWHQRDGLLTLALAPSAPQRVTPHLMHQIADLSADFNLPIHTHMLETRTQAVTGPVFYGEGESVVSYAKTHGILTHRTAIAHGIWLTNRDIELIAEAGATVIHNVVSNHRLCSGIAPIRQLMDAGVTIALGSDGMSSNDSFNMFDVIKAAGLTHSVTQSDYSRYPKARDVLTWATQGGARSALLQEDIGAIAPGKKADIVLYDLTTTSFTPQADLPIHLVYAERGQSIRKVFVNGQLVVDQGQVVTVNEADLLAELRSLLPEYEAYRAERVRQAERLVPAIEATYQKAMATPFPVNRFSQLDRDFA
- a CDS encoding NAD(P)H-quinone oxidoreductase subunit F; translated protein: MEQFFAQTAWLIPSYPLMGMVLSLLWLPSITPLTGPRPAGYFNLGMTGLACLHGAIAFHATWQQAPQYIAFSWLQIADLDLTIPIEVSSITLGAILVVTSINFLAQVYAVGYLEMDWGWARFYALLALFEAGMCALALCDSLFFSYMILEVLTLGTYLLIGFWLNQSLVVTGARDAFLTKRVGDLVLLMGVLALYPLAGTWDFQELAVWAETADINPTTATLVGLALIAGPMGKCAQFPLHLWLDEAMEGPVPSTILRNSVVVATGAWVLIKLEPVLALSPTVLSVAIAIGSITAVGGTLISMAQVDVKRALSYLTSAYMGIVFIAVGAQLSNAAFLMILTHAVAISLLVMSSGSIVLNSITQDLTQMGGLWQRRPVSGLSYLVGVAGLIALPPLGGFWSMLALLDGVWSDRPVIAVILLLVNALAAFAVTRVFVLMFGGKPQPMTERSPENGWLVTLPMTILAGFVLHLPLVLQTLSLLPDWAVLNKDVALVLIWSTLSGCSLAALVYYGPTSKPIRLPWQALQNLLAYDFYTSRIYGFSVVGSVDRISRLIDWGDRYLVDGFVNMVGLASLFGGEALKYGNSGKTQSYVLTIALGIILITLLMTWSSLTNLSLVIGG
- a CDS encoding NADH-quinone oxidoreductase subunit M, coding for MLSTLIWLPFLGAIALGCLPASISSKQIRWITLWFTGGILLWSLALLFQFDLNTPTLQMQEYLPWIDSLGLNYQLGVDGLSITLVILNSFLTWIAVFSSSEQTERPRLFYSLMLICSGGVAGAFLAQNLLLFFLFYELELVPFYLLISIWGGERCNYAATKFLIYTALSGALILVGFLGLVWLTGASSFAYSDVLGQSLPMLSQLILLGILLVGFGIKVPLVPFHTWLPDTYTAASTPTAILLGGVLAKLGAYGIFRFGLGLFPDAWSVLSPGLATWATISVLYGAMAAIAQTDIKRMVAYSSVGHMGYILLGGAALTTLSMVGAVSQMVAHGLILAILFHLVGLVELKVGTRELNVLNGLMNPIRGLPTISALLVLGGMASAGIPGLAGFIAEFLIFQGSYTVFPIQTLLSVVGTGLTAVYFVILLNRTCFGKLDNAIAYFPKVEWGERVPALVLAWAIFLLGVQPSWLVRWSESTTAAMVSAVSPPATQMITITTAMQSTEALMIPKN
- a CDS encoding CO2 hydration protein encodes the protein MTTTMSSTSTAIPPSQHPFADIIHRLEAGGAMLPDTPENLMQIIGIYKAYAVPMDFYWRDLLYIAERVFLNPVPAFKYFLPQEYLDLHNHYAGDDADLRIWRGEATAHPELLDFINKGETKKTWPKLFHHLWHDRINMEFAEACMRAMLWHRKMYAPANRFDPYLDTDEYKANADRAIRAYFKNNPLMLSLHKLFPEMFIEKVRELSYYANLGLFWEVMAPVFFEMSDLYDEGKITSVPEAMNFLVNGIFAIAGRPIYHHVYIDGECYEIIPKSKGMTWLYEAALPYVESVFYRTAPFRGTKSYNAQAEQVPAEQADFHYGILYADVFPVGTAGIPPTLLMQDMRHFLPSYLVDYYSQHCRGQDDILIQLGITFQRSMYCVTSAVIQALRQALLYPLDDPNPDHLMANRQFFEAQMDRFLRPEARLRDIQRQDYR
- a CDS encoding PLP-dependent aminotransferase family protein produces the protein MAMTPLNLESDKSLYEQVADRLETLIYEGTLKPGDRLPSVRKLREQLSVSISTVLEAYRVLEDRGMICARPQSGYYVRQTALQQPQEPATTDPPKRVYDIDNSLTFRLMHAIQDPKILKLGAAVPVAEHLPLNALNRLMGQVLRQHSAKAHSYDAPPGCVELRREVAKRMLTAGCSINPDQIVTTNGTFEAVYLSLRAVTQPGDTVAIESPTYYGLLEALEMLHLKVLELPTHPRDGLSLDYLEMAMQRQQITACVLVSNFSNPLGTCMGDAKKKQLADLLERYDMPLIEDDIYGDLYFEGSRPKAIKAFDRSGLVLYCASCSKTLSPGMRIGWAIAGRYQAKVEQLKWVLNQTTAIAPQLTLAAFLANGGYDRHLRQLRRKYQMQTAQMTQAICDYFPAETKVTRPNGGHVLWLELPPEFDSLQLYEEALAQNISIAPGVIFSASSGYTNCFRLNCSLPWTEDVDQAMRTIGYLAKKQLAMTMLSQPF
- a CDS encoding fasciclin domain-containing protein — protein: MPTIVDIAVTSDSFKTLVTAVKVANLVDALSSPGPFTVFAPYDDAFAKLPPGTIQTLVQNPPQLGRILKYHVVAGRLTQADLSKMTSVTSLEGCEIPIRAADRFEVKNATVVAADIEADNGIIHVIDTVILMG